The Streptomyces europaeiscabiei genome window below encodes:
- a CDS encoding ABC transporter permease, with product MADSTLSRASSWSALKRWDSAVGATFIVVLLLSFSTVDGFGNALNLSFLIGNTLPIALVALPMTLLVVAGEIDLSVASTAGLSGAVMGALWNQGMTIEAIIPICLLLGVVCGLINGLLVTRLGLSSLAVTIGTLAAYRGIAQIVLGSDAVTDFPTQYLDFAAGRIGDSFVPQAFIPFLVLLVIAVIALHATPFGRSLFAIGASEEAARFTGIRVKRQKLILFTVTGLMASLTGIFWALHYASARYDNATGLELSVIAAVLLGGIDFDGGKGTLGGAIAGVFLLGTLQNVMSLQDVSAQSQIVVTGVLLVLSVLGPRVARQVALARAGRKSGLGPAGKAV from the coding sequence ATGGCTGACTCCACCCTGTCGCGTGCGAGCAGCTGGTCCGCCCTGAAAAGGTGGGACTCAGCCGTCGGCGCCACGTTCATCGTCGTGCTCCTGTTGTCCTTCTCCACCGTGGACGGCTTCGGCAACGCCCTCAACCTGTCCTTCCTCATCGGCAACACCCTGCCGATCGCGCTGGTCGCCCTCCCGATGACCCTCCTCGTGGTCGCCGGCGAGATCGATCTGTCGGTCGCCTCCACCGCCGGTCTGTCCGGCGCGGTGATGGGCGCCCTGTGGAACCAGGGCATGACCATCGAGGCGATCATCCCGATCTGCCTGCTCCTCGGCGTCGTCTGCGGACTGATCAACGGCCTGCTGGTCACCCGGCTCGGCCTGTCCTCCCTCGCCGTCACCATCGGTACGCTCGCCGCCTACCGGGGCATCGCACAGATCGTGCTCGGCTCCGACGCGGTGACCGACTTCCCCACCCAGTACCTGGACTTCGCTGCCGGCCGGATCGGCGACAGCTTCGTCCCGCAGGCCTTCATCCCCTTCCTGGTACTGCTCGTCATCGCCGTGATCGCCCTGCACGCCACCCCGTTCGGGCGCTCCCTGTTCGCGATCGGCGCCAGTGAGGAGGCCGCGCGCTTCACCGGTATCCGCGTCAAGCGGCAGAAGCTGATCCTCTTCACGGTGACCGGCCTCATGGCCTCCCTCACCGGGATCTTCTGGGCGCTGCACTACGCAAGCGCCCGCTACGACAACGCGACCGGACTCGAACTCTCCGTCATCGCCGCCGTGTTGCTCGGCGGCATCGACTTCGACGGAGGCAAGGGGACGCTCGGCGGCGCGATCGCCGGTGTGTTCCTGCTCGGCACCCTGCAGAACGTGATGAGCCTGCAGGACGTCTCTGCGCAGTCGCAGATCGTCGTCACCGGTGTCCTGCTCGTGCTGTCCGTGCTCGGCCCCCGGGTCGCACGGCAGGTCGCTCTCGCCAGAGCCGGGCGAAAATCCGGGCTCGGCCCCGCCGGAAAGGCTGTTTGA